The Amycolatopsis endophytica genome includes the window CCGCGCCCAACATTCCCGTCGGCCCGTCCGGCGGATCGACCGCGCAGTCCACCGGCGGCGGCCCGCCCCCGGCGACGATCTCCATCCGGCCGAGCTCCTGACGTGCTGTTCTTGCACTCGCATCCGGAGAGTGCTAAACAGGCGTTGGCACTCGGCAGTGTCGAGTGCCAGAAGCACATGGTCGGGACGGTGAGGCCGGTTCGGGGCTCCGAACAGGTCGTCCGTCGCGGGCACCGAGCCTGGCCGAGCTAAGTGTCCTGCTGCCAGTCCTGAAGCGGGTCGTGGCAGCGACCTATACCGGAGGACAACACCGCAATGGCCAAACTGATCGCGTTCGACGAGGACGCCCGCCGCGGACTCGAGCGCGGGCTCAACACCCTCGCCGATGCCGTCAAGGTGACGCTTGGCCCCCGTGGCCGCAACGTCGTGCTCGAAAAGAAGTGGGGCGCGCCGACGATCACCAACGACGGTGTCTCCATCGCCAAGGAGATCGAGCTCGAGGACCCGTGGGAGAAGATCGGGGCCGAGCTCGTCAAGGAAGTTGCCAAGAAGACCGACGACGTCGCGGGTGACGGCACCACCACCGCCACCGTGCTGGCCCAGGCGCTCGTGCGCGAGGGCCTGCGCAACGTCGCCGCCGGCGCCGACCCGATCGCCCTGAAGCGGGGCATCGAGCAGGCCGTCGAGGCCGTCGTCGAGCAGCTGCACAAGGCCGCCACCGAGGTCGAGACCAAGGAGCAGATCGCCGCCACCGCGTCGATCTCCGCCGCGGACCGCACCATCGGTGAGCTGATCGCCGAGGCGCTGGACAAGGTCGGCAAGGAAGGCGTCGTCACCGTCGAGGAGTCGAACACCTTCGGGCTCGAGCTGGAGCTCACCGAGGGTATGCGCTTCGACAAGGGCTACATCTCGGGCTACTTCGTCACCGACGCCGAGCGTCAGGAAGCCGTCCTGGAGGACCCCTACATCCTCCTGTTCGGCTCGAAGATCTCCAACGTCAAGGACATGCTCCCGGTCCTGGAGAAGGTCATGCAGTCGGGCAAGCCGCTGCTGATCATCTCCGAGGACGTCGAGGGCGAGGCCCTGGCCACGCTGGTCGTCAACAAGATCCGCGGCACCTTCAAGTCCGTCGCCGTCAAGGCGCCCGGCTTCGGTGACCGCCGCAAGGCGATCCTGCAGGACATCGCGATCCTGACCGGTGGCCAGGTCATCTCCGAGGACGTGGGCCTCAAGCTGGAGAACGCGGACCTGAACCTGCTGGGCAAGGCCCGCAAGGCCGTCATCACCAAGGACGAGACGACCATCGTCGAGGGTGCGGGCGACGCGGACCAGATCCAGGGTCGCGTGAACCAGATCCGCGCCGAGATCGAGAACTCGGACTCGGACTACGACCGCGAGAAGCTCCAGGAGCGTCTGGCGAAGCTGGCCGGCGGCGTGGCCGTCATCAAGGCCGGTGCCGCCACCGAGGTCGAGCTCAAGGAGCGCAAGCACCGCATCGAGGACGCGGTGCGCAACGCCAAGGCCGCCGTCGAGGAGGGCATCGTCGCCGGTGGTGGCGTGGCTCTGCTGCAGGCCGCCGAGGCCGCGTTCGCGGGCCTGAAGCTGTCGGGTGACGAGGCCACGGGCGCGAACATCGTGCGCGTCGCCGTCGAGGCCCCGCTCAAGCAGATCGCCGTCAACAGCGGTCTCGAGGGCGGCGTCGTGGCGGAGAAGGTCCGCAACCTGCCCTCCGGCCACGGCCTCAACGCCGCGACCGGTGACTACGAGGACCTGCTCAAGGCCGGCGTTCCGGACCCGACGAAGGTGACCCGTTCGGCGCTGCAGAACGCGGCTTCGATCGCGGGCCTGTTCCTGACCACCGAGGCCGTCGTCGCCGACAAGCCGGAGAAGGCTGCCGCCGCTCCGGCCGGTGACCCGACCGGTGGCATGGGCGGCATGGACTTCTGATCTCCTGAGTCCAGGCGGAAGCCCGGGTGCGCCTCGCGCGCATCCGGGCTTTTTGCTGTTCAGTCCCGAGGCATGACGGCCCAGCAGATCGCGTAGATCAGGATCGGCGCGCCGAACCCGAGCAGCGTCGCGGCGGCGAGGACGATGCGGATGATCGCGGCGTCGACGCCGAGCAGCTGGGCCCAGCCGCCGCAGACACCGGCGATCCACTTGTCGGTCGTGCTGCGGCGGAGTTTCCCAGTGGTCACGTTGTTCGTCATGCCCCCATCCTGGGTCGCGCGGGCGTCGCGCACATCGGGGACCAACCCCGAGTGGACCCGGAAAACCTGGTTCGGGGACCTCGGGTGTGTATAGGGTCGATCACATGGCGGGATCTTTGCTCGGTACCGAGGTCCGGCGGGTCGAGGACCCGGATCTGGTACGTGGTCGTGGAACCTTCGTCGACAACCTGAAGTTCGAGGGCGTCTGCTACGTCGCTTTTGTACGTTCGCCGTTCGCGCACGCGCTGATCAACGGCATCGACACCACGGAGGCCGCCGCGGCGCCCGGGGTGCTCGCGGTCTACACCGCCGCGGATCTGGACCTGGCCGAACTGCCGGTCTTCATGGACCTCAACCCGCACGCGAAGCGGTACGCGCTGGCTTCCGACCGCGTCCGGTTCGCCGGGGAACCGGTGGCTGCCATCGTCGCCGAGAGCGCGACGGCAGCGGCGGACGCGCTCGAACTCGTCGACGTGGACTACGAACCGCTGCCTGCCGCGGTGGACGTGGAGCAGGCGCTGGAGCCCGGTGCGCCGGTGCAGTTCCCGGACATCGGCTCGAACATCGCGGCGGGTCAACGGGACGAGGCCGGTGCCGAGGTGCTCGACGGTGCCGACGTGGTGGTCCGGGCCAGGATCGAGAACCAGCGGCTGGCGGTCGCGCCGATGGAGGGCAACGCGATCGTGGCCCTGCCCGGTGATGACGAGTTCGACCTGACGGTTTACGTGTCGACCCAGATGCCGCACGGTTTCCGGGCGGCCGCGGCCAAGCTGTTCGGCTACGACCGCGACCGGATCCGGGTGGTGGCGCCCCACGTCGGAGGTGCGTTCGGCGGCAAGGTCGGGGTCATCGCCGAGCACGCGGTCGTGATCGAGGCGGCCCGCCGGTTCGGGCGTCCGGCGAAGTGGACGGAGACCCGATCGGAGAACCTGCAGGCGTCGCCGCAGGGGCGCGCGCAGGTGCAGTACGCCGAACTCGGGGTGCGCCGGGACGGAACGATCGTCGGCCTGCGGTGCCGGGTGATCGGCGACGCGGGTGCCTACGCCGGTTTCGGTGGTGGGCTCGCGCTCGGGCCGACACGCACGATGGCGCAGGGCGTGTACCGCATCCCGGAGATCAGCTACGCCGCGATCGCCGCGCTCACCAACACCGCGCCGGTCGGGGCGTTCCGCGGCGCGGGGCGCCCGGAGGCGACGGCGATGCTGGAGCGGCTGATGGATCTGGCCGCGGCCGAGCTGGAGATGGACCCGGCGGAGATCCGGCGGCGCAACTTCCTGCGCCCGGAGGAGTTCCCGTACACGACGTTCAGCGGTGCGAGCTACGACAGTGGCGACTACGACGTGCCGTTGCGCAAAGCCCTGGAGGTGGCCGGTTACGACGAGCTGCGTGCCGAGCAGAAGCGGCGGATCTCGGCGGGCGAGCCGCGGTTGCTGGGCATCGGCGTGAGCGCGTACGTCGAGATCACCGGCGGTGGCAGCGGCGAGTTCGCTTCCGTGGAGGTCCGGGCGGACGGGACGGCGGCCATCAAGGTCGGCACGTCCGGGCACGGGCAGGGGCACGCGACATCGTTCGCGATGCTCGTGTCCGACGCGCTGGGGATTCCGCTGGAGTCGGTCGAGTTCGTGCAGTCCGATACGGCCGCGGTGCCGCGCGGCGCCGGAACGGGTGGGTCGCGTTCGCTGCAGGTGGGCGGAAGCGCGGTGCGTGAGGCGGCGGGCCTGGTACTGGAGCGCGCGCGGGAGCTGGCCGCCTCGCGTCTGGAGGCGGGCGTGGACGACATCGTTCTGGCGGATGGCCGTCTCGGCGTGGCGGGCGTCCCGCAGGCGACGATCGGCTGGGCCGAACTGGCCGAGGCGGCTTCGGCGGAGGGGCGCCCGCTGGCGGAGACGACGGACTTCAAGCCGGACGGGGCGACGTTCCCGTTCGGGGCGCACGTGTCGGTGGTCGAAGTGGATGTCGAGACGGGTTTCGTGAAACCGTTGCGGCACATCGCCGTGGACGACTGCGGGCGCGTGCTGAACCCGATGATCGTGCGCGGGCAGCAGCACGGCGGGGCGGTGCAGGGGATCGCCCAGGCGCTGTGGGAGCAGGTGTCCTACGACGAGGACGGCAACCCCGTGACAGCCACGTTCGCCGACTACCACCTGCCCTCGGCGGCCGACGTGCCGGCGCTGGAGGTGTCGAACACGGAGACGCTGACGGACCGGAACCCGCTGGGCGCCAAGGGAATCGGCGAGTCGGCGACGGTCGGCTCGACCCCGGCGGTGCAGAACGCGGTGGTCGACGCCCTGGCGCACCTCGGTGTGCGGCACATCGACATGCCGGCCACACCGCAACGCGTGTGGCGCGCGGCGCGGGGCCTGGCGCCGGACCAGTGGCGCGAACCGCCCGCGGTGTTCGACACGTTGCCGGTGCGTGAATCGGGAGCGTCGGCCGACGCCGACGAGGCTGTCGCCTAGCTGTTCACCAGCTGGGAGACGCGGTCGAGGCGACGTCGCCACTGTTCTGCGGTGGCGTCGTCCGCCTCGTTTTCGTGCGCCCGGTCCGGCTCCGGAGGGGTGGTCAGAACGGGCAGATAACCGTCCACAGGGGACAGTGCCGCGCTGGTGGTGTCACTCGTCAGCAGGGACATCGTGCCCAGCCCGCACGCGAAGTCGAGTTCGGGAAGGGCCCCGGCGAGCGCGAGCCCGGCCGCGAGCCCGACGCTGGTCTCGACGGCCGAGGAGACGACACACGGAAGCCCGCACGCTTCGGCGACCTGCAGTGCCCGCCGGACTCCGCCGAGGGGAGCGACCTTGATGACGGCGACATCGGCGGCGTTCGCGACGGCCACCCGGAGCGGATCCTCGGCCCGCCGGATGGACTCGTCCGCCGCGATGCGCACGTCGGTTTTCCTGCGTACGGCAGCGAGTTCGTCGATGGACGGACAGGGCTGCTCGACGTATTCGAGGCCCCCGGCGGCCTTGTCGAGCTCCCGGACGGCCTTCACGGCGGTGTCGACGTCCCAGGCGGCATTGGCGTCCACGCGGATGGCCCCGTTGCTGCCCAGAGCATCCCGCACCGCCGCGACGCGATCACAATCGTCCGAAAGGGACGTACGTGGATCCGCGACCTTCACCTTGGCCGTACGGCACCCGGACTCGGCGGCCAACTGGTACGCCTTCTCGGCCTCGACGACAGGCACAGTGGTGTTGACCTCGACCCGGCGCCGCACCGGCGCCGGCCACCCCTCGCGAGACGCCTCCAACGCGGCCCGCAGCCATGGCACGCTCTCCTGATCGCCATAGTCGGCGAAGGGACAGAACTCGCCCCAGCCCGCGGGGCCGCGCACAAGAACCCCTTCGCGCACGGTGACCCCCCGGAACCTGTTGCGGAGGGGGATCGCGTACACCAGAGGCTCACTCACGCCCCCATCGTCGCACGGCTGCCGGGCCGGGCTGCTCAGTGCTGTTCTGGTCGCCCAGTAACCGGGGCCGTGGATGTCACGCTGTTCCGGAGCTGCTGGCGCCACTTCGCGGTGGTGCTGCTGGGACGCTCAACCCCGCCCAGCTCTCGCTGCTTCCACCTGACACCGCCGCTCGGCCCAGCGCCGCACTCGTCTCTGGCGGCTCCACGAATGTCACTCCGCCCAACGCGGCGAGCGGACCCGATTGCCCCCGGACCGACCGACCTCAGCCCACCCCTGCTCACTCCACCCCGCCATGCCGCTCACCCCAGCCACCCTGCCGCTCATGCCAGCTGTCCAGTCGGGCAGGGCCGGCTTGGAGCCGACCCTGCCCGACGTCGAAGCTGCTTCCCACCCGCAGGCAGCTAATGGACTGGATGGTTAATTAGCGGTTAGCATGCGAAGTGCGGACACGTGGAGGTAAGTGATGAAGGCCGTTGTGCTGGCCGAGCCAGAAGTGCTGCGGCTCGTCAACCTGCCGGAACCCGAGGTCGGGCCCCGCGACGTGCTCGTGCGCATGCGGGGGTTGGGGCTGTGCGGGTCGGACCTGGGCGTTTATCGCGGCGCGCGCGAGGTGCCGGAGCGGCCGTGGCTGATGGGGCACGAAGGGGTCGGCGAGATCGTGGCTGTCGGCGCGGACGTTGCGGACCGGGCCGTGGGGCAGCAGGTCGCCATCGAGCCGAACTACTGTTGCGGCCGGTGCGCGGCTTGCGCCAGCGGTTTCACTTCCGCTTGCACTGCTCGGGTGATCGTCGGCATGAACCATCCGGGTCTGCTGGCCGAGTACGTGGCCGTTCCGGCGGAGTTCACCTGGCCGGCGGCGGAAACGGTCGCCCTCGAGGATCTCGTCTGCACCGAGGCACTGACCGTCGCCCGTTCGGCCATCCGCCGGTCAGATGTCGGCCCTGGTCAGCGCGTGCTGGTGGTCGGCGCTGGATC containing:
- a CDS encoding o-succinylbenzoate synthase, with the translated sequence MSEPLVYAIPLRNRFRGVTVREGVLVRGPAGWGEFCPFADYGDQESVPWLRAALEASREGWPAPVRRRVEVNTTVPVVEAEKAYQLAAESGCRTAKVKVADPRTSLSDDCDRVAAVRDALGSNGAIRVDANAAWDVDTAVKAVRELDKAAGGLEYVEQPCPSIDELAAVRRKTDVRIAADESIRRAEDPLRVAVANAADVAVIKVAPLGGVRRALQVAEACGLPCVVSSAVETSVGLAAGLALAGALPELDFACGLGTMSLLTSDTTSAALSPVDGYLPVLTTPPEPDRAHENEADDATAEQWRRRLDRVSQLVNS
- a CDS encoding PspC domain-containing protein; the protein is MTNNVTTGKLRRSTTDKWIAGVCGGWAQLLGVDAAIIRIVLAAATLLGFGAPILIYAICWAVMPRD
- a CDS encoding zinc-dependent alcohol dehydrogenase; translated protein: MKAVVLAEPEVLRLVNLPEPEVGPRDVLVRMRGLGLCGSDLGVYRGAREVPERPWLMGHEGVGEIVAVGADVADRAVGQQVAIEPNYCCGRCAACASGFTSACTARVIVGMNHPGLLAEYVAVPAEFTWPAAETVALEDLVCTEALTVARSAIRRSDVGPGQRVLVVGAGSQGLLLCLALRALGATVAVQEPHEGRADLAHSFGAETDAEGEFDLVFETSGVPQALRAGLARLRRGGTALLVGIDSRPLELTSADLVYHQHTLKGSLIYDHPVDFETTVDLLNRDDVRPGKVLQARFPLEESAEAFASVRSVAGKSWISFD
- a CDS encoding xanthine dehydrogenase family protein molybdopterin-binding subunit, which translates into the protein MAGSLLGTEVRRVEDPDLVRGRGTFVDNLKFEGVCYVAFVRSPFAHALINGIDTTEAAAAPGVLAVYTAADLDLAELPVFMDLNPHAKRYALASDRVRFAGEPVAAIVAESATAAADALELVDVDYEPLPAAVDVEQALEPGAPVQFPDIGSNIAAGQRDEAGAEVLDGADVVVRARIENQRLAVAPMEGNAIVALPGDDEFDLTVYVSTQMPHGFRAAAAKLFGYDRDRIRVVAPHVGGAFGGKVGVIAEHAVVIEAARRFGRPAKWTETRSENLQASPQGRAQVQYAELGVRRDGTIVGLRCRVIGDAGAYAGFGGGLALGPTRTMAQGVYRIPEISYAAIAALTNTAPVGAFRGAGRPEATAMLERLMDLAAAELEMDPAEIRRRNFLRPEEFPYTTFSGASYDSGDYDVPLRKALEVAGYDELRAEQKRRISAGEPRLLGIGVSAYVEITGGGSGEFASVEVRADGTAAIKVGTSGHGQGHATSFAMLVSDALGIPLESVEFVQSDTAAVPRGAGTGGSRSLQVGGSAVREAAGLVLERARELAASRLEAGVDDIVLADGRLGVAGVPQATIGWAELAEAASAEGRPLAETTDFKPDGATFPFGAHVSVVEVDVETGFVKPLRHIAVDDCGRVLNPMIVRGQQHGGAVQGIAQALWEQVSYDEDGNPVTATFADYHLPSAADVPALEVSNTETLTDRNPLGAKGIGESATVGSTPAVQNAVVDALAHLGVRHIDMPATPQRVWRAARGLAPDQWREPPAVFDTLPVRESGASADADEAVA
- the groL gene encoding chaperonin GroEL (60 kDa chaperone family; promotes refolding of misfolded polypeptides especially under stressful conditions; forms two stacked rings of heptamers to form a barrel-shaped 14mer; ends can be capped by GroES; misfolded proteins enter the barrel where they are refolded when GroES binds) — its product is MAKLIAFDEDARRGLERGLNTLADAVKVTLGPRGRNVVLEKKWGAPTITNDGVSIAKEIELEDPWEKIGAELVKEVAKKTDDVAGDGTTTATVLAQALVREGLRNVAAGADPIALKRGIEQAVEAVVEQLHKAATEVETKEQIAATASISAADRTIGELIAEALDKVGKEGVVTVEESNTFGLELELTEGMRFDKGYISGYFVTDAERQEAVLEDPYILLFGSKISNVKDMLPVLEKVMQSGKPLLIISEDVEGEALATLVVNKIRGTFKSVAVKAPGFGDRRKAILQDIAILTGGQVISEDVGLKLENADLNLLGKARKAVITKDETTIVEGAGDADQIQGRVNQIRAEIENSDSDYDREKLQERLAKLAGGVAVIKAGAATEVELKERKHRIEDAVRNAKAAVEEGIVAGGGVALLQAAEAAFAGLKLSGDEATGANIVRVAVEAPLKQIAVNSGLEGGVVAEKVRNLPSGHGLNAATGDYEDLLKAGVPDPTKVTRSALQNAASIAGLFLTTEAVVADKPEKAAAAPAGDPTGGMGGMDF